CCAAAGGCTCGGCCAAGCCGGATAGCAGACACGCCCACACCGTTTTCTTACGGCTGCGGGTGGCAAAATAAACCGGCGCGGCGATAGAAATGCCCTCCGGAATATTATGGATGGCAATCGCCAAGGCCAAAGGCATCCCGACCGCCGGATTTTCCAAGGTGGCAAAAAACGTCGCCAAACCTTCGGGGAAATTGTGCGCCGTAATCGCAAACGCCGCCATCATGCCGACTCGCGCGATATGGCGGCGTTTGCTTTCTTGAAACGACGGGTCTTGCGCATCCAAGGTTTCATGCGGGTTCGGCACCAGGCGGTCAATCAGCGCGATGCTGCCCATACCGGCCAAAAATGCCATGGTCGCTGCCGCAAACGCGTGGTCTTTATCATAAATTTCAGCGAACGCCTCGCTGGATTTACTGAAAATCTCCGTCAGGGAAACATACACCATCGCACCGCCGGCAAATGCCAAACCAAACGACAACACGCGCGGATTGGGCGTTTTCGAAAACATCACTAAGCCGCTGCCTAATACGGTAAACAAACCAGCGGCCAGCGTGATGGAAAAGGCAACGGCCAAATTGGACATCGAAAAATCGGGCATGAGAAAACCTGCGCTAAAAGCTGGGACAGGTTCAGACTAACACTTTTTAATGCGTATGATAATAGTTATTATTTATTTTATTGATTGGATACACGGATTTTGAAACAAAAGGCCGTCTGAAAAATGGTTTTCAGACAGCCCTTAAGTTTGAAATGTCACTAAACCTTATCGCTTTCCAGCTTAAGCCTGATAGCGCGACAGGCTCAAGTCGTCGCTGCGGATTTCGGTGTCTTTGCCGCTCACGATATCGGCGGTTAATTTTGCCGAGCCTAGCGACATGGTCCAGCCCAAAGTACCGTGGCCGGTATTCAGGAACAGGTTGTCAAAGCGGGTGCGGCCGATTAACGGCGTGCTGTCGGGCGTCATCGGTCTGAGGCCGCTCCAGAACAATGCCTGACTCAAATCGCCGCCTTCGGGGAACAAATCGTTGACGACCAAAGCCAAGGTTTCGCGGCGTTTTTCGGGCAGTTTGATTTCGTAGCCCGACAATTCCGCCATGCCGCCGACGCGGATTCTGTTATCAAAGCGCGTGATGGCAACTTTGTAGCTTTCATCCAAAACAGTGGACACCGGTGCGCCGTCGGAATTTGTGACCGGCAGGGTCAAGGAATAGCCTTTGACGGGATAAATGGGCAGATCTAGATCCAACTGCGCCAAAACCGTCCTACTGAAGCAGCCAAGCGCACAGACAACGGCATCTGCTTCAAACCGCCCTGTTTCGGTTTCAACGGCTTTGATGCGCAGTCCGTTGTGGTCGATGCGGCGGATGGTTTGGTTGAAATGAAACTGTACGCCCTTTTCCTGACACAATTTGTATAGGTTTTCAGTGAAGAGGTGGCAGTCGCCGGTCGCGTCCGCAGGCAGGTTCAGGCCGCCGGCAATTTTGGCGGTAACGCGTGCCAGCGCAGGCTCGAATTCTGCGCATTCTTCGGGTTTCAGACGGCGGTACGGCACACCGTAGCGTTCCAAAACGGCAATGTCTTGTTCTGCCGCTTCGACTTCTTTAGCCTGACGGAAAATCTGCAAAGTGCCTTTTTTACGTCCTTCAAAATTCATGCCGGTTTGCGCTTCAAAACGGCGGAACATTTCACGGCTGTATTCGGAAATCCTGACCATGCGCTCTTTGTTGATTTGATAGCGCGCTGCCGTGCAGTTTTGCAGCATTTGCCACAGCCATTCGATTTGATACAGGCTGCCGTCAGGGCGAAACAGCAAAGGCGGATGGCTTTTAAACAGCCATTTCAGTGCTTTGGTCGGGATACCGGGAGCAGCCCAAGGCGTGGTATAGCCGTAAGAAAGCTGGCCT
This genomic interval from Neisseria sp. Marseille-Q5346 contains the following:
- the zupT gene encoding zinc transporter ZupT, with the protein product MPDFSMSNLAVAFSITLAAGLFTVLGSGLVMFSKTPNPRVLSFGLAFAGGAMVYVSLTEIFSKSSEAFAEIYDKDHAFAAATMAFLAGMGSIALIDRLVPNPHETLDAQDPSFQESKRRHIARVGMMAAFAITAHNFPEGLATFFATLENPAVGMPLALAIAIHNIPEGISIAAPVYFATRSRKKTVWACLLSGLAEPLGAALGYLVLQPFLSPAVFGSVFGVIAGVMVFLALDELLPAAKRYSDGHETVYGLTTGMAVIAVSLVLFHF
- a CDS encoding D-amino acid dehydrogenase; protein product: MKVLVLGAGVAGVSSAWYLAEAGHEVTVIDRAEGVAMETSFANAGQLSYGYTTPWAAPGIPTKALKWLFKSHPPLLFRPDGSLYQIEWLWQMLQNCTAARYQINKERMVRISEYSREMFRRFEAQTGMNFEGRKKGTLQIFRQAKEVEAAEQDIAVLERYGVPYRRLKPEECAEFEPALARVTAKIAGGLNLPADATGDCHLFTENLYKLCQEKGVQFHFNQTIRRIDHNGLRIKAVETETGRFEADAVVCALGCFSRTVLAQLDLDLPIYPVKGYSLTLPVTNSDGAPVSTVLDESYKVAITRFDNRIRVGGMAELSGYEIKLPEKRRETLALVVNDLFPEGGDLSQALFWSGLRPMTPDSTPLIGRTRFDNLFLNTGHGTLGWTMSLGSAKLTADIVSGKDTEIRSDDLSLSRYQA